A single region of the Halopiger xanaduensis SH-6 genome encodes:
- a CDS encoding DUF7503 family protein, which yields MSDDTSMQDYLAQHPRMIGVLFTLFVLLSQTGTVAAGISSQVGP from the coding sequence ATGTCAGACGATACCAGCATGCAAGATTACCTCGCACAGCACCCACGAATGATCGGCGTCCTGTTCACACTGTTTGTCCTCTTGAGTCAAACGGGCACAGTTGCGGCGGGAATCAGCAGTCAGGTCGGGCCGTAA
- a CDS encoding metal-dependent hydrolase, translating into MADLLSHVLAAYAIFTVASWRLEWLTKRWVAVAMIGALLPDLNRIGLFVTDATLEAVLGVPFSVDGIHTLGGALVLAGVGSMVLTSQHRRAFGTLLGGALSHLLIDGVKAYADGAAGAWLYPFTWYRPPTPSLYISSDPATLVVTAVAAGLVLLCDRFGVVNGRSFLT; encoded by the coding sequence ATGGCTGATCTCCTCTCGCACGTCCTCGCCGCCTACGCGATCTTCACCGTCGCGAGCTGGCGCCTCGAGTGGCTCACGAAACGGTGGGTGGCCGTCGCGATGATCGGCGCGCTCCTGCCGGATCTCAACCGCATCGGACTGTTCGTCACCGACGCGACGCTCGAAGCGGTCCTAGGTGTCCCGTTCAGCGTCGACGGGATCCACACGCTCGGCGGGGCCCTTGTTCTCGCGGGCGTCGGTTCGATGGTTTTGACGAGTCAGCACCGCCGGGCGTTCGGTACGCTACTTGGCGGAGCGCTCTCGCACCTTCTGATAGATGGAGTCAAAGCGTACGCCGACGGTGCTGCAGGCGCGTGGCTGTACCCGTTCACGTGGTATCGACCGCCGACACCGAGTCTCTATATCTCGTCGGATCCTGCCACCCTCGTTGTCACCGCTGTAGCCGCTGGACTCGTCCTTCTCTGCGATCGTTTCGGGGTCGTCAATGGACGATCATTCCTGACGTAG
- a CDS encoding nucleic acid-binding protein has product MRRAVRIAVAAVFLTALIGLCAHYGATYDEGWPHPTGDQLRDDYDAYVGERVLLFGEVQSVDGESNAITIHVTDSADDVAAELEIRGFEKPVEPGGVVQVYGVLEADRTMTPTRTIVVNGGTSAFYYKLGASVAGVLLAIGYFLVHWRPTIRNLGFEPRIDTSARPTTNADGPTDSAEVDRNG; this is encoded by the coding sequence ATGCGACGCGCAGTCAGAATTGCAGTTGCCGCCGTCTTTCTCACGGCCCTGATCGGGCTCTGTGCCCACTACGGTGCGACGTACGATGAGGGCTGGCCGCACCCGACCGGCGACCAACTGCGGGACGACTACGACGCGTACGTTGGCGAGCGCGTCCTGCTGTTCGGCGAGGTTCAATCCGTCGATGGCGAATCGAACGCTATCACGATCCACGTCACCGACTCCGCAGACGACGTCGCAGCCGAACTCGAGATCCGCGGCTTCGAGAAGCCGGTCGAACCCGGCGGCGTCGTGCAAGTCTACGGCGTGCTCGAGGCGGATCGGACGATGACACCGACCCGGACGATCGTCGTCAACGGCGGGACGAGCGCCTTCTACTACAAACTCGGCGCCTCCGTCGCAGGCGTGCTCCTCGCGATCGGCTACTTCCTCGTCCACTGGCGACCGACTATCCGAAACTTGGGGTTCGAACCGCGGATCGACACGAGCGCCCGTCCAACAACGAATGCTGACGGCCCAACCGATTCCGCAGAGGTGGATCGAAATGGCTGA
- a CDS encoding VanZ family protein has translation MALRIPLLPRPIRWLGPVGIAVGICYWSLVTTPPTIPPVGFEWAAAAITGVATSGFGVRIDPTAVPQSYFQHGIAYALLALGLAYALADRESGIIRKALLVIILATTYGVLMEIGQLFRPERTATVTDGTVNALGALTALCWYELERRAQFVSLAELRNTIDW, from the coding sequence GTGGCGCTTCGCATTCCGTTGCTTCCGCGGCCGATTCGCTGGCTCGGCCCCGTCGGTATTGCCGTGGGGATCTGTTACTGGTCGCTCGTAACGACTCCGCCGACGATTCCCCCAGTCGGGTTCGAGTGGGCAGCCGCGGCTATCACCGGTGTCGCGACGAGTGGATTTGGAGTCCGGATCGACCCCACCGCTGTACCACAATCGTATTTTCAACACGGAATCGCATACGCACTTCTCGCACTCGGCCTTGCGTACGCGCTCGCCGACCGCGAGTCTGGCATCATCAGAAAGGCGTTGCTAGTCATCATTCTCGCAACGACCTACGGCGTACTCATGGAGATCGGACAGCTGTTCCGACCCGAGCGTACTGCCACCGTTACGGATGGGACGGTCAACGCGCTCGGCGCACTGACTGCACTGTGCTGGTACGAACTCGAGCGCCGTGCGCAGTTCGTCTCGCTCGCGGAACTCCGCAATACAATCGACTGGTGA
- a CDS encoding polysaccharide deacetylase family protein: MVVRRRTYLSITASAVAGVAGCIASRSTSSDHTSSDESASASDDTRASLPDEEGGSPSDDTAVDQPDDAGTHDDFENLETWDITGGTLTADPNRSVVGSQSAGVEVPASRGPTRLAKTFAEPRDLADVVPGVAVAADDVVVPWVRLVDAEGNSIGYRRSIGVDLPLMRYNFGIEALDTAFDATSVCEVHIQLWTAEGETRTVWFDDFHVTPRPETGAVMIQFDDGSATDYTEALPILEDYGYPAATFVNSESIDSGEQWLTTDQLYELDDAGWCIGNHTRSHGRLPELNIAEQAAEIREGKQWLVERGFEDGAEYFAYPYGRYDATTLELVDEHHAIGFAGGRPVQGYTTNTRLASRISEPSIDRLETVLERTAEQRGITTVLYHQLEGEDLAAFERLVEMLHEYESRGELEVILPTDLEERFLF; this comes from the coding sequence ATGGTAGTGAGACGACGGACCTATCTCTCGATAACAGCGTCGGCCGTCGCCGGTGTCGCAGGCTGTATCGCCTCGCGATCCACCAGTTCGGACCACACCAGCAGCGACGAGTCGGCATCGGCATCTGACGATACTCGAGCGTCTCTGCCTGACGAGGAGGGTGGATCACCGAGTGACGATACTGCGGTCGATCAACCGGACGATGCCGGCACCCACGACGACTTCGAGAATCTCGAGACGTGGGATATCACGGGCGGGACCCTGACAGCGGATCCGAACCGGAGCGTCGTCGGGTCCCAGAGCGCGGGGGTCGAAGTCCCGGCGTCTCGAGGGCCGACACGACTCGCGAAGACGTTCGCAGAACCGCGTGACCTCGCTGACGTCGTTCCCGGTGTCGCAGTCGCGGCGGACGACGTCGTCGTCCCATGGGTTCGGCTGGTCGATGCAGAGGGCAATTCGATCGGCTATCGGCGGAGTATCGGCGTCGACCTCCCGCTGATGCGCTACAACTTCGGCATCGAAGCGCTCGATACGGCGTTCGATGCCACGAGCGTTTGCGAGGTCCACATCCAGCTCTGGACGGCCGAGGGAGAGACACGAACCGTGTGGTTCGACGACTTCCACGTTACGCCCCGTCCGGAGACCGGAGCGGTGATGATCCAGTTCGACGACGGCAGCGCCACCGACTACACCGAAGCCTTGCCGATCCTCGAGGACTACGGCTATCCCGCTGCGACGTTCGTCAATTCCGAGTCGATCGACAGCGGCGAGCAGTGGCTCACGACCGACCAGCTATACGAACTCGATGACGCCGGCTGGTGTATCGGGAATCACACCCGTAGTCATGGACGTCTCCCCGAACTCAACATTGCCGAGCAGGCGGCTGAGATCCGCGAGGGAAAACAGTGGCTGGTCGAACGGGGATTCGAAGACGGAGCCGAGTATTTCGCCTATCCATACGGGCGGTACGACGCGACAACACTCGAACTCGTCGACGAGCACCACGCGATCGGCTTTGCCGGGGGCCGTCCAGTGCAGGGATATACCACGAACACCAGGCTTGCGTCCCGGATCAGTGAACCGAGCATTGACCGCCTCGAGACGGTACTCGAGCGAACAGCCGAACAGCGCGGCATCACGACTGTGCTGTATCACCAGCTCGAGGGCGAGGACCTTGCGGCCTTCGAGCGGCTGGTCGAAATGCTTCATGAGTACGAGTCGCGTGGTGAGCTCGAGGTGATTCTCCCGACCGATCTCGAAGAACGGTTCCTGTTTTAG
- a CDS encoding PIN domain-containing protein, whose translation MYVGTDFLIALVKDDYWLQDAEIRALEEHDDIHTSILAYAEVLVLFYDREAAEYEIDAPRAITNLLELVPIVPEEHEDAVLAAAAFLDEYDLTPFDALHAGLVTTGKERVLSTEQDYDAVGLDRIPLESESAE comes from the coding sequence GTGTACGTCGGGACTGACTTTCTCATCGCGCTAGTCAAGGACGACTACTGGCTGCAGGACGCCGAAATCCGCGCCCTCGAGGAGCACGATGACATCCATACCTCGATACTTGCGTACGCCGAGGTGCTGGTGTTGTTCTACGACCGCGAGGCCGCCGAGTATGAAATCGATGCGCCGCGGGCGATTACCAACCTGCTCGAACTGGTCCCAATCGTGCCGGAAGAACACGAGGATGCGGTTCTGGCCGCCGCAGCGTTCCTCGACGAGTACGACCTTACCCCGTTCGATGCACTCCACGCCGGACTCGTCACAACCGGCAAAGAGCGCGTCCTTTCGACCGAGCAGGACTACGATGCTGTCGGCCTCGACCGTATACCGTTGGAATCCGAATCCGCCGAGTGA
- a CDS encoding AbrB/MazE/SpoVT family DNA-binding domain-containing protein, producing the protein MSKTTDERGRIYLPKDVRERFGDQYRIVELPSHVALFPVDEDPLDGLRAAVGDAFTETEADELKSDAREAISQEAQAEVDNRSQNTEE; encoded by the coding sequence ATGTCAAAGACGACAGACGAACGGGGACGAATCTACCTCCCGAAAGACGTCCGCGAACGGTTCGGTGACCAGTATCGTATCGTCGAACTCCCGAGCCACGTTGCGCTCTTTCCCGTCGACGAGGATCCGTTGGACGGCCTCCGAGCGGCTGTTGGCGATGCCTTCACAGAGACGGAGGCCGACGAGTTAAAATCGGACGCGCGCGAGGCGATCTCCCAAGAGGCTCAAGCAGAAGTGGACAACCGGTCGCAGAACACTGAGGAGTGA
- a CDS encoding aldo/keto reductase, with amino-acid sequence MNNRRLGETGLQVSPLCFGTWRFGKEQDGVVETGREEAHELLDAFAERGGNFIDTANGYGNGDSEQWIGEWLADRDREDFVIASKCYWSTVSRFQENLSRKNVRAEVEGSLERLGTDYLDILYLHRFDDETPIETTLRTIDDLVSEGKVHYVGISTCDAWKLTKGLWKADVNNYEAFSVTQPLFHAAYYEDVTEYLEVCADQNLAVCPYSPLAGGFLTGKYERVGDGTYDLDAPEGTRAELSDRFTDFYVSERGWHVLDAVRDVADEVNATPAQVALRWLMDQPDFDCVPIIGARTVDQLDENLGAVDISLTDEQFDCIFDARYDENGKLYKTNA; translated from the coding sequence ATGAACAACCGGCGACTCGGCGAGACAGGCCTGCAGGTCTCACCACTGTGTTTCGGAACATGGCGCTTCGGCAAGGAACAGGACGGCGTAGTCGAGACGGGCCGCGAGGAAGCCCACGAGCTGCTCGATGCCTTCGCAGAACGCGGGGGCAACTTCATCGACACGGCCAACGGCTACGGTAACGGCGACTCCGAGCAGTGGATCGGCGAGTGGCTCGCAGATCGCGACCGCGAAGACTTCGTGATCGCGTCGAAGTGCTACTGGTCGACCGTCTCCCGATTCCAGGAAAACCTCTCCCGGAAGAACGTCCGTGCGGAGGTCGAAGGATCGCTCGAGCGGTTGGGGACGGACTATCTGGACATCCTGTACCTGCACCGGTTCGACGACGAGACGCCGATCGAGACCACGCTGCGAACGATCGACGATCTCGTCTCCGAGGGAAAGGTCCACTACGTCGGCATTTCGACCTGTGATGCCTGGAAACTCACGAAGGGGCTCTGGAAGGCCGACGTGAACAACTACGAGGCCTTCAGCGTGACACAGCCCCTGTTTCACGCCGCATACTACGAGGACGTCACAGAGTACCTCGAGGTCTGTGCCGATCAGAACCTCGCGGTCTGTCCGTACTCCCCGCTGGCTGGCGGGTTCCTCACCGGAAAGTACGAGCGCGTCGGTGACGGGACCTACGACTTGGACGCACCGGAAGGGACCCGTGCGGAGCTGTCCGATCGGTTCACGGACTTCTACGTCTCGGAACGAGGGTGGCACGTGCTCGACGCAGTCCGCGACGTCGCCGACGAGGTCAACGCGACGCCCGCCCAGGTCGCGCTCCGGTGGCTCATGGACCAGCCCGACTTCGACTGCGTGCCGATCATCGGCGCCCGCACCGTCGACCAGCTTGATGAGAACCTCGGGGCTGTCGATATCTCACTCACAGATGAACAATTCGATTGCATCTTCGACGCCCGCTACGACGAGAACGGGAAACTCTACAAGACGAACGCCTGA
- a CDS encoding glycosyltransferase — protein sequence MTLPAFSVLICVYERDDSDHLRLALQSVIDQTVVPDELVLVADGPLTDSLRSVIDDFRSEYPDIVRMVQLETNQGLGAALQTGVEECKHNIVARMDADDVAVNDRFERQLEYLSSNPDVDVVGGYIGEFQDDPEEINQVREVPLESDEVESFSRFRCPTNHPTVMFRRESVLEAGSYQSLRSQQDYELWMRMLSQGYKIENLPEVLVRCRAGEDLYNRRGGLEYAQLEYSLQREFLQLGAITHFEFIRNLLLRIPVRFIPNKFRSIIYKILLRN from the coding sequence ATGACGCTACCAGCATTCTCTGTATTGATCTGTGTGTACGAGAGGGATGATTCCGATCATCTCAGATTAGCTCTTCAGAGTGTAATCGATCAAACTGTGGTGCCCGATGAGCTTGTTCTCGTAGCAGATGGCCCACTAACCGATTCACTTCGCTCCGTCATTGATGATTTTCGATCCGAGTACCCCGATATCGTCCGCATGGTTCAGCTCGAAACCAATCAGGGACTTGGTGCTGCCCTTCAGACTGGAGTCGAAGAATGTAAACACAATATTGTCGCCCGTATGGACGCGGATGACGTGGCCGTCAATGATCGGTTCGAACGACAACTTGAATACCTCTCGTCAAATCCGGATGTTGATGTAGTTGGTGGATATATCGGAGAGTTCCAAGACGACCCTGAGGAGATCAATCAGGTCCGAGAAGTCCCACTTGAGTCTGATGAAGTCGAATCGTTCTCTCGGTTTCGGTGCCCAACAAATCATCCTACCGTGATGTTTCGACGTGAGTCGGTGCTTGAAGCTGGGAGTTATCAATCACTGCGGTCACAACAGGACTACGAGCTATGGATGCGAATGCTGTCGCAGGGGTATAAAATCGAGAATCTCCCAGAGGTACTAGTACGGTGTCGTGCTGGTGAAGACTTGTATAACCGGAGAGGGGGGCTGGAATATGCACAACTCGAATACTCGCTCCAACGAGAGTTCCTGCAACTTGGTGCAATCACACATTTTGAATTTATTCGGAATCTCCTCCTGCGTATCCCAGTAAGGTTCATTCCAAATAAATTTCGTAGCATAATATATAAAATACTGTTACGTAATTAG
- a CDS encoding TolB family protein: MSQFNGLERRIASILQQYPGVKQRIKNIYQRVNYYMYADRDFVYEVADDTELSDVPSQYDAESFTAERFFGYFDVHPWTSSMDKMLLHEITSDEVKIIIFQNQESVYLTSSSAWNLQQGTRAQWHPTGESVLLNDLKSGNLIAKEINSSGELISTHARPIQAVHPDGKEYLSLNYDRLDRNRPDYGYGLDRGSLPSPESDGLWKVDLESGNEEFLISLESLIERADTSVDPDNHYVNHVLYNPSGERFVFLHRWRGEEGRVSRLYVSDRDGNCWVVMDESVVSHYCWLSDSELFVWGRTREFGNGYHIIDIDSGYIKYVDTLSEWGDGHPSLSPNRRYIITDTYPDRKRQRHLLLYDREEDDVVKIGSFFEPLKYTGITRCDLHPRWSPDGTAISFDSTHTGRRESYILDVGELVNQS; encoded by the coding sequence ATGAGTCAGTTCAACGGATTAGAGCGACGAATTGCTTCAATCCTCCAGCAGTATCCAGGGGTGAAACAACGAATAAAGAACATCTATCAGCGAGTGAACTATTATATGTATGCCGACCGAGACTTTGTATACGAGGTGGCTGACGACACGGAACTCTCTGATGTCCCATCACAATACGATGCTGAGTCATTTACTGCTGAACGCTTTTTTGGGTACTTCGATGTCCACCCATGGACTTCCTCCATGGACAAGATGCTTCTTCACGAAATCACCAGTGATGAAGTCAAGATCATCATTTTTCAAAATCAGGAATCCGTATACCTTACATCGTCGTCTGCGTGGAACCTCCAACAGGGAACACGTGCACAATGGCACCCGACCGGAGAATCAGTCCTTCTTAACGATCTGAAGTCCGGAAATCTCATCGCTAAGGAAATCAACTCGTCCGGTGAACTGATTTCCACCCATGCTCGTCCAATACAAGCGGTCCATCCCGATGGAAAGGAGTATCTTTCGTTGAATTATGACCGGTTGGATCGTAACCGTCCCGATTATGGGTATGGGTTAGATAGAGGTTCGCTTCCAAGCCCGGAATCCGATGGTCTGTGGAAGGTCGATCTAGAGTCTGGTAATGAGGAGTTCCTCATTTCGCTTGAATCACTCATTGAACGAGCAGACACATCTGTTGACCCTGACAATCACTATGTGAACCATGTGTTATATAATCCCAGTGGGGAACGGTTCGTTTTTCTCCATCGCTGGCGGGGTGAAGAAGGTCGAGTTTCCCGTCTGTACGTTTCTGACCGTGATGGAAACTGCTGGGTAGTTATGGACGAATCAGTTGTATCTCATTACTGTTGGTTGTCCGACTCTGAATTATTCGTCTGGGGACGAACGCGTGAGTTCGGAAATGGGTATCACATCATAGATATAGATTCTGGGTATATCAAGTACGTTGACACGCTCAGTGAATGGGGTGACGGACACCCATCGCTCTCACCCAATCGACGATACATTATCACTGATACCTATCCAGATCGGAAACGACAGCGCCACCTCCTCCTCTATGATCGTGAAGAAGATGATGTTGTCAAAATAGGTAGTTTCTTCGAGCCGCTCAAATATACTGGCATAACGAGATGTGACCTACACCCGCGGTGGAGCCCTGATGGAACTGCGATTTCATTTGATTCGACCCACACTGGCCGACGAGAGTCTTATATTTTAGATGTAGGCGAGTTAGTCAACCAGTCTTAA
- a CDS encoding glycosyltransferase family 4 protein, translating to MTTDILYIVSRLRPSGPISQLYYTLQHLDDDFNANILTLSPEPEDTELPRFQKLGIDYETLGLSRWKGLLYGPKQLREIIAKHDPDIVHTHGIRADTLSALFISEYPRITTIHNYPYDDYPAKFGTIQGNVMAVEHTQMIQRIDHPIACSETIADMMQSHGIDATPIQNGVDTETYSPVSDAQKSQLRRNLNISESATIFVSIGSLISRKNPTDVIKGFQRADLEDSTLLMLSDGPLKEKCERLAAGDDRIRIEGWVDNVLEYLGASDYFVSASSSEGLPNTVMEALAVGLPVVLSDIQPHREILQYNSNVGMTFDLGDVVSLSESINAVCDGSYSARSDSARSLITENLSSNEMSNQYMEMYENIAKNRALL from the coding sequence GTGACCACCGATATCCTGTATATCGTCTCTAGATTACGGCCGAGTGGACCGATAAGTCAACTCTATTACACATTACAACACTTAGATGATGACTTTAATGCAAATATCCTAACGCTCTCTCCCGAACCAGAAGATACAGAGTTGCCTCGGTTTCAGAAGCTTGGTATTGATTACGAGACTCTCGGACTGTCCCGCTGGAAGGGATTACTTTACGGTCCCAAGCAACTTCGAGAGATAATCGCTAAACACGATCCAGATATTGTCCATACCCATGGTATCCGAGCAGACACGCTATCAGCGTTATTTATCTCAGAGTATCCCCGAATCACAACCATTCATAACTATCCGTATGACGATTACCCAGCAAAATTTGGGACAATACAGGGAAATGTGATGGCTGTTGAGCATACCCAGATGATTCAACGTATTGACCATCCGATAGCCTGTTCAGAGACAATAGCGGATATGATGCAATCGCATGGTATTGATGCAACACCGATACAAAACGGAGTAGATACAGAGACATATAGTCCAGTCAGCGATGCACAAAAGAGCCAATTAAGGAGAAATCTCAACATCTCAGAGTCGGCAACTATATTCGTTTCTATAGGCTCATTGATCTCCCGAAAGAATCCGACTGATGTTATCAAGGGTTTCCAAAGGGCGGATTTGGAGGATAGCACCTTACTCATGCTGAGTGACGGACCACTAAAGGAAAAATGTGAAAGACTCGCAGCAGGGGATGACCGAATTCGAATCGAGGGCTGGGTAGACAATGTTCTAGAGTACCTTGGTGCGTCCGACTATTTTGTTTCTGCATCTAGTTCCGAAGGGTTACCGAATACAGTCATGGAAGCACTCGCAGTTGGGTTACCAGTTGTCCTCTCAGATATTCAACCACACCGAGAGATCCTCCAGTATAACTCAAATGTAGGGATGACGTTCGACTTAGGTGATGTTGTATCTCTATCAGAATCAATAAATGCGGTATGTGATGGAAGCTATTCAGCACGGTCAGATTCAGCAAGATCATTAATCACAGAAAATCTGAGTTCTAATGAGATGAGTAATCAATACATGGAAATGTATGAGAATATCGCTAAAAACAGAGCCCTCTTATGA
- a CDS encoding glycosyltransferase translates to MSSKVTLFIGDLSIGGAERVTVNLANQLSENGHQVEVLVISQQGKLINELSPDVRLSVLPVNRMLWSIIPLAKHLRQSQSDVIIPMMAGPNILTILSRKISLTSPQVIVTEHINRTNNYHNELHDIFPKYLYKYADNVVGVSEGVTEHIKDWAKIDPDKVTTIYNPVVNEGITKISPQTPSEFKRNSKTILGVGRHTPQKDFKTLIRSFAILSKEYSEDVQLIILGKGECTSEYKSLAGRLNIREDVYFPGFVDDPFQYMSNADVFCLSSRLEGLANVLIEAMACGTPVVSTDCPSGPAEVLKNGKYGKLVPIEDPEAMKSALITTLENPISAEKLKKRAQDFSIEESTKKYEALFED, encoded by the coding sequence ATGAGCTCAAAAGTAACCTTGTTTATTGGTGACCTCTCAATCGGTGGCGCAGAACGGGTAACAGTAAACTTGGCCAATCAATTGTCTGAAAACGGTCATCAAGTAGAGGTACTTGTTATCTCTCAACAGGGAAAATTAATAAACGAACTTTCACCTGATGTTCGTCTTTCTGTCCTTCCTGTTAATCGAATGCTGTGGTCTATAATCCCCCTCGCTAAACATTTACGACAATCTCAATCGGATGTAATCATACCTATGATGGCGGGTCCCAATATACTAACAATACTCAGCAGGAAAATTTCATTAACATCTCCGCAGGTGATAGTAACTGAGCATATAAATAGGACAAATAACTATCATAACGAATTACACGATATATTTCCAAAATATCTGTATAAATATGCCGATAATGTTGTAGGTGTCTCTGAAGGTGTAACGGAACATATAAAAGACTGGGCAAAAATAGACCCGGATAAAGTAACTACAATATATAATCCAGTAGTGAATGAGGGTATAACAAAGATTAGTCCACAAACACCCTCTGAATTCAAAAGAAATTCTAAAACCATTCTAGGAGTCGGACGTCATACTCCTCAAAAGGACTTCAAAACATTAATTAGATCCTTTGCAATATTGTCGAAAGAGTATTCTGAGGATGTCCAGCTAATAATACTTGGTAAAGGCGAATGCACTTCAGAATATAAGTCGCTAGCGGGCAGGTTAAATATCCGAGAGGATGTGTACTTTCCTGGATTTGTAGATGACCCATTCCAATATATGAGTAATGCAGATGTGTTTTGTTTATCTTCTCGGTTGGAAGGTCTTGCAAACGTTCTTATTGAAGCGATGGCTTGTGGCACTCCGGTTGTCTCGACTGATTGTCCAAGTGGGCCTGCAGAGGTCCTGAAGAATGGGAAGTATGGTAAACTCGTTCCAATCGAAGACCCAGAGGCAATGAAAAGCGCATTGATAACTACACTGGAGAATCCAATATCCGCTGAAAAATTAAAAAAGAGAGCACAAGATTTCTCTATTGAGGAATCTACAAAGAAGTACGAAGCGCTTTTTGAAGATTGA